The Streptomyces clavuligerus genome includes a region encoding these proteins:
- a CDS encoding cytochrome P450 family protein: METTDPAESSRTEPLPQLDLSPRRSPHATNARLLAEGNVADTVLPGGIPGMAVLGHEALKDFLTHPEVTKNPEHFTALQEGRIPENWPMLLFTTVPGMHTADGAKHRRLRSLISKEFTARRVEELRPRIEGHVSRLLDGLAAAAAAAGDGVVDLHPHFALPLPLEVICELFGVDEEYRQRMHELTEQTLDVTGDPEPAALAYRELTEVVATVVVNRTREPGDDLTSALIALREEDGDRLSEDELNATIRTSIIAGHETTMTLISNAVRALCGHREQLDTVRSGGASWGDVVEETLRWDAPISYFPFRYPKRDLVVDGTLIPKGTPVLAGYSAAGRDKAAHGADADRFDVTRAARESAVRHLSLGHGAHFCVGAHLGRTEAEIALRSLFARFPELDLAVPEADLLRHPSPLDSATDGLPVRLGTEAG; the protein is encoded by the coding sequence ATGGAGACCACCGACCCCGCCGAGTCGTCCCGTACGGAGCCGCTGCCCCAACTGGACCTCAGCCCCCGGCGCTCCCCCCACGCCACCAACGCCCGGCTGCTGGCCGAGGGCAACGTCGCCGACACCGTGCTCCCCGGCGGGATACCCGGTATGGCGGTCCTCGGCCACGAGGCGCTGAAGGACTTCCTGACCCACCCCGAGGTCACCAAGAACCCCGAGCACTTCACCGCCCTCCAGGAGGGGCGAATCCCCGAGAACTGGCCGATGCTGCTCTTCACCACCGTGCCCGGAATGCACACCGCCGACGGCGCGAAGCACCGCAGGCTGCGCTCGCTGATCAGCAAGGAGTTCACGGCGCGCCGGGTGGAGGAGCTGCGGCCCCGGATCGAGGGGCATGTCTCCCGGCTGCTCGACGGCCTCGCTGCCGCTGCCGCCGCGGCCGGGGACGGCGTCGTCGATCTGCACCCCCACTTCGCGTTGCCCCTGCCGCTGGAGGTGATCTGCGAACTGTTCGGGGTGGATGAGGAGTACCGGCAGCGGATGCACGAGCTGACGGAGCAGACCCTCGATGTCACCGGCGATCCGGAACCGGCGGCGCTGGCCTATCGGGAGCTGACGGAGGTCGTGGCCACGGTCGTCGTCAACCGGACCCGGGAGCCCGGCGACGATCTGACGAGCGCGCTGATCGCCCTGCGGGAGGAGGACGGCGACCGGCTCAGCGAGGATGAGCTGAACGCGACGATCCGGACGTCGATCATCGCCGGTCATGAGACGACGATGACGCTGATCAGCAATGCCGTACGGGCCCTGTGCGGGCATCGCGAACAGCTCGACACGGTACGGTCGGGCGGCGCGAGCTGGGGCGACGTGGTCGAGGAGACCCTGCGTTGGGACGCCCCGATCAGCTACTTCCCGTTCCGCTACCCGAAGCGGGACCTCGTCGTGGACGGCACCTTGATCCCCAAGGGCACCCCGGTTCTCGCCGGTTACTCCGCGGCCGGCCGGGACAAGGCGGCGCACGGGGCGGACGCCGACCGGTTCGACGTCACCCGTGCCGCACGGGAGTCGGCGGTACGGCATCTGTCGCTGGGGCACGGGGCCCACTTCTGCGTGGGGGCCCATCTGGGCCGTACGGAGGCCGAGATCGCCCTGCGGAGCCTGTTCGCCCGCTTCCCCGAACTGGATCTGGCGGTACCCGAGGCGGATCTCCTGAGGCATCCGAGCCCCCTCGACAGTGCCACCGACGGACTGCCGGTCAGGCTGGGGACGGAAGCCGGCTGA
- a CDS encoding RidA family protein — MAITLLDPEELPKTGVHRQVAIASGTKLVFVAGQVAWDADGVTVGEGDLTAQVERCYLNVATALAAAGGSFADVTRLTVYAVDWTPEKMPLFLEGVARAAARLGVTPAAPATLVGVAALHVPVHLVEVEATAVMG; from the coding sequence ATGGCCATCACCCTGCTCGACCCCGAGGAGCTGCCGAAGACCGGCGTCCACCGGCAGGTGGCGATCGCGTCCGGGACGAAGCTGGTCTTCGTCGCGGGGCAGGTCGCCTGGGACGCCGACGGGGTCACGGTCGGCGAAGGAGACCTCACCGCCCAGGTCGAACGCTGCTATCTCAACGTCGCCACCGCGCTGGCCGCCGCGGGAGGCTCCTTCGCGGACGTCACCCGGCTGACCGTGTACGCCGTCGACTGGACCCCGGAGAAGATGCCCCTCTTCCTGGAGGGCGTCGCCCGCGCCGCCGCCCGGCTGGGCGTCACTCCGGCGGCACCGGCCACGCTGGTGGGCGTCGCGGCACTGCACGTCCCCGTCCATCTGGTGGAGGTCGAGGCCACGGCGGTCATGGGCTGA
- a CDS encoding SDR family NAD(P)-dependent oxidoreductase, whose protein sequence is MDITDFHPRLFSLDGRNAIVTGGNTGLGQAFSLALAKAGANVFVASALADDGTTRALVEATGRRMEFLKADLTEPGVPRQVVRGCVEAFGSVDILVNSAGIATLATVEEFGRAEWDPMVAINLTAAFELSHEATSFMIPQRSGKIINIASVFSVLGGRWSPAYAATKHGIAGFTKAYCDELAQYNIQVNALAPGYFATRITEATRTDPESNQRVLDHIPAARWGEAADLMGAVVFLASRASDYINGVVLPVDGGYLVR, encoded by the coding sequence GTGGACATCACGGACTTCCACCCCCGCCTCTTCTCCCTCGACGGCAGGAACGCCATCGTCACCGGCGGCAACACCGGTCTGGGCCAGGCGTTCTCGCTCGCCCTCGCCAAGGCAGGCGCGAACGTCTTCGTCGCGTCCGCCCTCGCGGACGACGGCACGACCCGCGCACTCGTCGAAGCCACCGGCCGCCGGATGGAGTTCCTCAAGGCGGACCTCACCGAGCCGGGTGTGCCCCGACAGGTCGTCCGGGGCTGTGTGGAAGCCTTCGGCTCCGTGGACATCCTCGTGAACTCGGCGGGCATCGCCACGCTCGCCACCGTCGAGGAGTTCGGCCGCGCGGAGTGGGACCCGATGGTCGCGATCAATCTCACCGCCGCCTTCGAGCTGAGCCATGAGGCGACCTCGTTCATGATCCCGCAGCGCTCCGGCAAGATAATCAACATCGCCTCGGTCTTCTCCGTCCTGGGCGGCCGGTGGTCTCCCGCGTACGCGGCGACCAAACACGGCATAGCGGGCTTCACCAAGGCGTACTGCGATGAGCTGGCCCAGTACAACATCCAGGTCAACGCGTTGGCGCCCGGCTACTTCGCCACCCGGATCACCGAGGCGACCCGCACGGACCCCGAGAGCAACCAGCGGGTCCTCGACCACATCCCCGCCGCGCGCTGGGGCGAGGCGGCCGATCTGATGGGGGCGGTGGTGTTCCTCGCCTCCCGCGCGTCCGACTACATCAACGGTGTGGTCCTGCCGGTGGACGGGGGCTATCTGGTCCGCTGA
- a CDS encoding DUF4440 domain-containing protein, whose translation MPQLPDAGYTPTADETASVHAWFADYDKAAASGDIQRMADVAVFPLNLISDDSAGNGASAQWSREQFVETMTHVVGDGSQDISFESERTPVFLSPAMVVVFTDSVMTAGDVTQRLRYADILIKRDGAWAFQTMIQGGWGDNLR comes from the coding sequence ATGCCCCAGCTTCCCGACGCCGGATACACCCCGACCGCCGACGAGACCGCCTCCGTCCACGCCTGGTTCGCCGACTACGACAAGGCCGCCGCGAGCGGTGACATCCAGCGGATGGCCGACGTCGCGGTCTTCCCCCTCAACCTCATCAGCGACGACTCGGCGGGCAACGGCGCCTCGGCCCAGTGGAGCCGTGAGCAGTTCGTCGAGACCATGACCCATGTGGTGGGGGACGGAAGCCAGGACATCAGCTTCGAGTCCGAGCGGACGCCCGTCTTCCTGAGCCCGGCCATGGTGGTCGTCTTCACCGACTCGGTCATGACGGCCGGGGATGTCACCCAGCGGCTGCGCTACGCCGACATCCTGATCAAACGGGACGGGGCGTGGGCGTTCCAGACCATGATCCAGGGCGGCTGGGGCGACAATCTGCGCTGA
- a CDS encoding TetR/AcrR family transcriptional regulator, with amino-acid sequence MNPDRRDRLRDAAVEVLAAAGGRGLTHRAVDTAAGVPLGTTKNYFPTRDAVLRAVAERCHEQYREITAGPLGTGPADREGLVVLVRTLLENVAGPGRPRLLAHLELQAEAARKPWLSTVLDAVAASDFTGFEQAQRAAGLPVTPQRATTVTLALHAAVPHLLAGGPDTLAAAGLDDLDRFVRDLLQAVYPEAPELPESPETPQ; translated from the coding sequence GTGAATCCCGACCGGCGGGACCGGCTGCGTGACGCGGCCGTCGAGGTGCTGGCCGCCGCCGGCGGACGCGGGCTGACCCACCGGGCCGTCGACACGGCCGCCGGGGTACCGCTCGGCACCACCAAGAACTACTTCCCGACCAGGGACGCCGTGTTGCGGGCGGTGGCCGAGCGCTGCCATGAGCAGTATCGCGAGATCACCGCGGGCCCGCTCGGCACCGGCCCTGCCGACCGCGAGGGCCTGGTGGTCCTGGTCCGGACCCTGCTGGAGAACGTCGCGGGGCCGGGCCGCCCCCGGCTGCTCGCCCATCTGGAACTCCAGGCCGAGGCCGCCCGCAAACCCTGGCTCTCGACCGTCCTCGACGCCGTCGCGGCCTCAGACTTCACCGGCTTCGAGCAGGCACAGCGGGCCGCCGGACTGCCCGTCACCCCACAGCGCGCCACGACCGTCACCCTCGCCCTGCACGCCGCCGTCCCGCATCTGCTGGCCGGGGGCCCCGACACGCTGGCCGCCGCCGGTCTGGACGACCTCGACCGTTTTGTACGCGACCTGCTCCAGGCGGTCTACCCCGAGGCCCCGGAGCTGCCCGAGAGCCCCGAGACCCCGCAGTGA
- a CDS encoding peptidase inhibitor family I36 protein: MYRTALPAVVLTLAATTLAAGPAAADPVIAQVGTFTGSNCPGQSLCLYRDVDFTGGGISVSARDTIASLRNYDFNDTMSSWSNDTGRICTWYDHDDLTGRYHHMLIGYRVNLPMNENDTASSVRC, translated from the coding sequence ATGTACCGCACTGCCCTCCCGGCCGTGGTCCTGACCCTGGCCGCCACCACGCTCGCCGCCGGGCCCGCGGCGGCCGACCCCGTGATCGCCCAGGTCGGGACGTTCACCGGCTCGAACTGTCCCGGTCAGAGCCTCTGTCTCTACCGGGACGTCGACTTCACGGGCGGCGGTATCTCCGTCAGCGCCCGCGACACGATCGCCTCGCTGCGGAACTACGACTTCAACGACACGATGTCGTCCTGGTCCAACGACACCGGCCGCATCTGCACCTGGTACGACCACGACGACCTCACGGGCCGCTACCACCACATGCTGATCGGATACCGAGTCAACCTGCCGATGAACGAGAACGACACCGCCTCGTCGGTCCGCTGCTGA
- a CDS encoding FAD-dependent oxidoreductase → MTGTAVVVGAGVGGLATALGLRRAGWSVSVCERRAGPERYGTAFGIHPAAQAALDRLGVGEAVRARAVPYRNAQIRTPEGRVLANLPLERIERRAGRAELMIPRPRLMDALLDAVAAFGDVPVAYGAPVSCVRQLAAANDLVVGADGIGSTVRAACFGGRGAPRFIGTVAWIGIADFESGVYGETWGAGRFFGITPIEPGRTNWYATVPAATTAEELRGYFDGWHDPIPRILAGTDPSEWIRYEMRHLYPALPAFVRGGRVALVGDAAHAMTPNLGQGACTAILDAEALARAVAALPPGGAPGRGAPGPGGLSAALRAYDAERRRSAQRVAFASRWLHRFMTVRRTGPRDLLIGVLPW, encoded by the coding sequence ATGACCGGAACAGCGGTGGTCGTGGGGGCGGGAGTCGGCGGGCTGGCGACCGCGCTCGGGCTGCGCCGCGCGGGGTGGTCGGTCTCCGTCTGTGAACGGCGCGCCGGGCCCGAGCGGTACGGCACCGCGTTCGGCATCCATCCCGCCGCGCAGGCCGCGCTCGACCGGCTCGGTGTGGGCGAGGCGGTCCGCGCCCGGGCGGTGCCCTACCGGAACGCGCAGATCCGCACCCCGGAGGGGAGGGTGCTGGCGAACCTCCCGCTGGAGCGGATCGAGCGCAGAGCGGGCCGGGCGGAGCTGATGATCCCCCGGCCCCGGCTGATGGACGCCCTGCTGGACGCGGTGGCCGCGTTCGGGGATGTCCCGGTCGCCTACGGTGCGCCGGTCTCCTGCGTACGGCAGCTCGCCGCCGCGAACGATCTGGTGGTCGGCGCCGACGGGATCGGCAGCACCGTGCGCGCCGCCTGCTTCGGCGGGCGCGGCGCCCCGCGCTTCATCGGAACCGTGGCCTGGATCGGCATCGCCGACTTCGAGAGCGGTGTGTACGGCGAGACCTGGGGCGCGGGGCGCTTCTTCGGGATCACCCCGATCGAACCGGGGCGCACGAACTGGTACGCCACCGTGCCCGCCGCCACCACGGCCGAGGAGCTGCGCGGGTACTTCGACGGCTGGCACGACCCGATCCCGCGCATTCTCGCCGGAACCGATCCGTCCGAGTGGATTCGCTATGAGATGCGGCACCTCTACCCCGCGCTGCCCGCCTTCGTCCGTGGTGGAAGGGTCGCGCTGGTCGGCGACGCCGCGCACGCCATGACGCCCAACCTGGGCCAGGGGGCGTGCACGGCGATCCTCGACGCCGAGGCCCTGGCGCGGGCCGTCGCCGCGCTCCCTCCCGGCGGCGCGCCCGGTCGCGGCGCGCCCGGTCCCGGGGGTCTGTCCGCCGCGCTGCGCGCCTATGACGCGGAACGCCGCCGCAGCGCGCAGCGGGTCGCCTTCGCCTCCCGGTGGCTGCACCGCTTCATGACCGTCCGGCGCACTGGCCCGCGTGACCTGCTGATAGGCGTGCTGCCGTGGTGA
- a CDS encoding FGGY-family carbohydrate kinase produces the protein MASSTRPRYVIGIDSGSQSAKVTVFDDRGRAMSEGRAALRPYLTPRPGAVEHPDDDLWTSIGEASRVALAGFPGDPADIAGVGLCSIRFCRALLNWDGLLARPVMSWMDERVGQPHADPGAAYVTTSSGYLAHRLTGAFRDTAANCAGIWPVDPETWQWSTDDAELAKFGVTRPMLFDLVMPGHVLGGITRRASAHTGIPAGVPVVATANDKAVEALGCGLRGPGTLLVSLGTYAAAMTAGSRPMPDARAFWTNYASEPGRHLYESNGVRRGMWTVSWYRDLLGEEVSGRARAAGLSPDAYLDAGAEQVPPGCDGLLAVLDWLAPADAPFRRGSLLGFDGRQGRFHIHRAILEALALTVQDASARMAAELGTEYREVIVSGGGSRSDLMMQIHADVHGLPARRAEASSGAAGLGAAICAAVGVGLCTDFDEAVDRMVRPGAVFVPDGARRAVYRRLGEVHREVRRHTDEIYRQTYGVLG, from the coding sequence ATGGCCAGCAGCACCCGTCCCCGTTACGTCATCGGCATCGACAGCGGCTCCCAGTCGGCCAAGGTGACCGTCTTCGACGACCGGGGCCGGGCCATGAGCGAGGGCCGGGCCGCCCTGCGGCCGTATCTGACCCCGCGCCCCGGCGCGGTCGAGCACCCCGACGACGATCTGTGGACGTCGATCGGCGAGGCGAGCCGAGTGGCGCTCGCGGGCTTCCCCGGCGACCCGGCGGACATCGCGGGCGTCGGACTGTGCTCGATCCGTTTCTGCCGAGCCCTGCTGAACTGGGACGGGCTGCTGGCGCGGCCGGTCATGAGCTGGATGGACGAGCGGGTGGGGCAGCCGCACGCCGACCCCGGGGCCGCGTATGTCACCACCTCGTCCGGCTATCTCGCGCACCGGCTGACGGGCGCCTTCCGCGACACGGCCGCGAACTGCGCCGGAATATGGCCCGTGGACCCGGAGACCTGGCAGTGGTCGACGGACGACGCCGAGCTGGCGAAGTTCGGCGTGACCCGGCCCATGCTGTTCGACCTCGTCATGCCGGGCCATGTGCTCGGCGGGATCACCCGGCGGGCGTCCGCGCACACCGGTATACCGGCGGGGGTCCCGGTCGTCGCCACCGCGAACGACAAGGCGGTGGAGGCGCTCGGCTGCGGACTGCGCGGGCCCGGGACCCTGCTGGTGTCCCTCGGTACCTACGCGGCGGCGATGACGGCCGGAAGCCGGCCGATGCCGGACGCCCGCGCCTTCTGGACCAACTACGCGAGCGAGCCCGGCCGTCATCTGTACGAGTCGAACGGTGTCCGGCGCGGGATGTGGACGGTGAGCTGGTACCGCGATCTGCTCGGCGAGGAGGTGTCCGGGCGGGCGCGGGCCGCGGGCCTGTCCCCGGACGCGTATCTCGACGCGGGGGCGGAGCAGGTCCCGCCGGGCTGTGACGGGCTGCTGGCCGTGCTCGACTGGCTGGCCCCGGCGGACGCCCCGTTCCGCAGGGGCAGTCTGCTCGGCTTCGACGGCCGTCAGGGCCGCTTCCACATCCACCGCGCGATCCTGGAGGCGCTGGCCCTCACCGTCCAGGACGCGTCGGCGCGGATGGCCGCCGAACTCGGCACGGAGTACCGGGAGGTCATCGTCTCCGGCGGTGGCTCCCGTTCCGATCTGATGATGCAGATCCACGCGGACGTGCACGGCCTCCCGGCCCGCCGGGCCGAGGCGTCATCGGGCGCGGCGGGCCTCGGCGCGGCGATCTGCGCGGCGGTCGGCGTCGGGCTGTGCACGGACTTCGACGAGGCCGTCGACCGGATGGTCCGCCCGGGGGCCGTCTTCGTCCCGGACGGAGCCCGCCGCGCGGTCTACCGGCGCCTCGGGGAGGTGCACCGCGAGGTGCGGCGGCACACCGACGAGATCTACCGGCAGACCTACGGCGTCCTCGGCTGA
- a CDS encoding glycerol-3-phosphate responsive antiterminator — protein sequence MDASLTELLEQHPVIASVKDADGLRAVLGSGPRIVFLLYGSLLDLPDIVRTLKDHGHIVLVNVDLLDGFAGKEVVVRYMKERTAVDGILSSKAFMVRAAREQGLYAVHRFFLIDSFSYHNLVPQVRISKPDCVEILPGCIPRVISWLVAETDVPIIAGGLVCDREDVFAALKAGACAIASSNRDVWAM from the coding sequence TTGGACGCCAGCCTCACCGAACTCCTGGAGCAGCACCCGGTCATCGCGAGCGTCAAGGACGCGGACGGCCTCCGGGCGGTCCTGGGCTCCGGCCCGAGAATCGTGTTCCTGCTGTACGGGTCCCTCCTCGATCTGCCCGACATCGTGCGGACGCTCAAGGACCACGGGCATATCGTCCTGGTCAACGTCGACCTGCTCGACGGCTTCGCCGGGAAGGAGGTCGTGGTCCGCTATATGAAGGAACGGACCGCCGTCGACGGGATTCTCAGCTCGAAGGCGTTCATGGTGCGCGCCGCCCGTGAGCAGGGACTGTACGCGGTGCACCGGTTCTTTCTCATCGACTCGTTCTCGTACCACAACCTCGTCCCGCAGGTGCGCATCTCGAAGCCGGACTGCGTGGAGATCCTGCCGGGCTGCATTCCCCGGGTGATCTCCTGGCTCGTCGCGGAGACCGATGTCCCGATCATCGCGGGCGGACTCGTGTGCGACCGGGAGGACGTATTCGCCGCGCTGAAGGCAGGCGCGTGCGCCATCGCCTCCTCAAATCGGGATGTGTGGGCCATGTGA
- a CDS encoding FAD-binding oxidoreductase, whose protein sequence is MPPSLSKLTREEIVARLKELLGAGPVVTDEDQLKRASVDRFKKYPSVHGIYDGPIPAAIVRARSTEDIARVLAFANDHRINVVARTGGSGTEGGLETVVEDTIVLDGSGLAAIHPVDIENMRVTVGCGVPLQTLEDQLRAQGLTTGHSPQSKPLAQYGGLVSTRSTGQLSTLYGGIEDMVVGLEAVFPDGTVTRIKNVPRRAAGPDIRHIVIGNEGALCFITEVTVKVFRFQPENDEFHGFLVDDMATGVAIVREVVTNGYRPSVARVYSPEDARQHFSELPGFHGEAVVVIFVAEGPKGLVRATSEEIERVAARHSHTRVDAGLIRAWFTGLNWGPDKIEAEKAHMLRAAELGYTTEVAVDWSRTVELYDAVMRRVRTEFPAADDLLLLGAHSSHSYQTGTNLYFVYDYKVGCEPREEIGTYHIPLNAIIVEEALRVGGSMVHHHGIGKYRAGWTAQEHGSAYYLLAKLKEAFDPNGIMNKGTIFPIEG, encoded by the coding sequence ATGCCCCCATCGCTCTCGAAACTCACCCGTGAGGAGATCGTCGCCCGGCTGAAGGAGCTGCTCGGCGCCGGACCGGTCGTCACCGACGAGGACCAGCTCAAGCGGGCGAGCGTCGACCGCTTCAAGAAGTACCCGTCCGTGCACGGCATCTACGACGGACCGATCCCGGCGGCGATCGTCCGCGCCCGCTCCACCGAGGACATCGCCCGCGTCCTGGCCTTCGCGAACGACCACCGGATCAATGTCGTCGCCCGCACCGGCGGCTCCGGCACCGAGGGCGGACTGGAGACGGTCGTCGAGGACACCATCGTCCTCGACGGCTCCGGCCTCGCCGCGATCCACCCCGTCGACATCGAGAACATGCGGGTCACCGTGGGCTGCGGGGTCCCCCTCCAGACCCTTGAGGACCAATTGCGCGCCCAGGGCCTCACCACCGGCCACTCCCCGCAGTCCAAACCGCTCGCCCAGTACGGCGGGCTGGTCTCCACCCGGTCGACCGGTCAGCTCTCCACGCTGTACGGCGGGATCGAGGACATGGTCGTCGGGCTGGAGGCGGTCTTCCCCGACGGCACCGTCACCCGGATCAAGAACGTCCCGCGCCGCGCCGCCGGGCCCGACATCCGGCACATCGTCATCGGCAACGAGGGCGCCCTGTGCTTCATCACCGAGGTGACGGTGAAGGTCTTCCGCTTCCAGCCGGAGAACGACGAGTTCCACGGCTTCCTCGTCGACGACATGGCGACCGGCGTCGCGATCGTCCGCGAGGTGGTCACCAACGGCTACCGCCCCTCCGTGGCCCGCGTCTACTCCCCCGAGGACGCCCGGCAGCACTTCTCGGAGCTGCCCGGCTTCCACGGCGAGGCGGTCGTGGTCATCTTCGTCGCCGAGGGCCCGAAGGGGCTCGTCCGGGCGACGAGCGAGGAGATCGAACGGGTCGCCGCCCGGCACTCGCACACCCGGGTCGACGCCGGGCTGATCAGGGCCTGGTTCACCGGCCTCAACTGGGGCCCCGACAAGATCGAGGCCGAGAAGGCGCATATGCTCCGCGCCGCCGAACTCGGCTACACCACCGAGGTGGCCGTCGACTGGTCGCGGACGGTCGAGCTGTACGACGCCGTCATGCGCCGCGTCCGTACGGAGTTCCCCGCCGCCGATGACCTCCTGCTGCTGGGCGCGCACTCCTCGCACAGCTATCAGACCGGCACCAACCTCTACTTCGTCTACGACTACAAGGTCGGCTGCGAACCGCGCGAGGAGATCGGGACGTACCACATCCCGCTCAACGCGATCATCGTCGAGGAGGCCCTTCGGGTGGGCGGCTCGATGGTCCACCACCACGGCATCGGCAAGTACCGGGCGGGGTGGACGGCACAGGAGCACGGCAGCGCGTACTACCTGCTGGCCAAGTTGAAGGAGGCGTTCGACCCCAACGGGATCATGAACAAGGGCACGATCTTCCCGATCGAGGGCTGA
- a CDS encoding helix-turn-helix domain-containing protein codes for MLRVYFTSDDLARVRVAVAPDPLWEISNSFQTLASGRDGAPAFSAWRRQTLHRLPPLCTALGTLLPPRGYSPDFLTPDPRGSFDLESRLDTVLSVPRAWLRADMSRLAAGSGVPLPAWGRALADGEPGALRRLAATLRAYHQHALAPIWAQVRAQVDADRAVRARDALEGGTEGLLKGFTPVLRWRPPVLEADYPVEREVRLNGRGLLLQPSYFCARAPVTLADSERTPVLVYPLQHAPGVPTPGGTGPPVSLGVLIGRTRAAVLGAVVSGCTTGELAGRLGVSSPAASQHTAVLREAGLLVSVRHGRSVLHTITPAGLALLLGGTGTGTGRGAAGARGAPGTPGARGFPGASGPSPQG; via the coding sequence ATGCTGCGGGTGTACTTCACCAGTGACGACCTCGCCCGGGTGAGAGTCGCGGTGGCCCCCGACCCCCTGTGGGAGATCAGCAACAGCTTTCAGACGCTGGCGTCGGGGCGTGACGGCGCCCCCGCGTTCAGCGCGTGGCGGCGCCAGACCCTGCACCGGCTGCCACCCCTCTGCACGGCCCTCGGCACCCTGCTGCCGCCGCGCGGATACTCGCCGGACTTCCTCACCCCCGACCCGCGCGGCTCCTTCGACCTGGAGAGCAGGCTCGACACCGTGCTCAGCGTCCCCCGTGCCTGGCTGCGGGCGGACATGTCCCGGCTGGCGGCCGGGTCGGGCGTGCCGCTCCCGGCCTGGGGGCGCGCCCTGGCCGACGGCGAGCCCGGGGCGCTGCGCCGACTCGCCGCCACCCTCCGCGCCTACCATCAGCACGCGCTCGCCCCGATCTGGGCGCAGGTCCGGGCCCAGGTGGACGCCGACCGGGCGGTGCGCGCCCGGGATGCGCTGGAGGGCGGCACCGAAGGGCTGCTGAAAGGTTTCACCCCGGTACTGCGCTGGCGGCCACCCGTCCTGGAGGCCGACTATCCGGTGGAGCGGGAGGTCCGGCTGAACGGCCGAGGACTGCTGCTGCAACCCTCGTACTTCTGCGCCCGCGCCCCGGTCACCCTCGCCGACAGCGAACGGACCCCCGTCCTCGTCTACCCCCTCCAGCACGCGCCCGGCGTCCCGACCCCCGGTGGTACGGGGCCGCCCGTCTCGCTCGGTGTGCTCATCGGCCGTACCCGCGCCGCCGTCCTGGGGGCCGTCGTCTCCGGCTGTACCACCGGCGAACTGGCCGGTCGGTTAGGTGTCTCCAGCCCTGCCGCCAGTCAGCACACCGCCGTGCTGCGCGAGGCGGGTCTGCTGGTGAGCGTGCGGCACGGCAGAAGCGTGCTCCACACCATCACCCCGGCCGGGCTGGCCCTGCTCCTGGGCGGTACCGGTACGGGAACGGGGAGGGGCGCGGCGGGCGCCCGGGGTGCCCCTGGTACGCCTGGTGCCCGTGGTTTCCCAGGTGCCTCCGGCCCTTCGCCTCAGGGCTGA
- a CDS encoding alcohol dehydrogenase, translating into MSSMRVAEVTTPGGEFRIVERELPEPGPGQVRIAVEACGICHTDSYLVDNHFPGLDFPLVTGHEVAGRIDALGEGVQGWRQGERVGVGWFGGHCGHCLSCRDGDFITCDSLQVPGWSYPGGFAEAMVAPANALVRIPDGLSAIEAAPLGCAGVTVYNSLRRSAARAGDLVAVVGLGGLGHLGVQYAAASGFDTVAVARGADKEELALRLGARHYIDSTTTDVAEALRDLGGATVVLATAANSDAMSRTVDGLAPRGQLLVIGVSSDPLTITPLQLINAARSVHGHPSGTARDVERAMAFAALSGVRPMVETAPLEEAGAAYERMRSGAARFRMVLTIGG; encoded by the coding sequence ATGAGCTCCATGCGTGTTGCCGAGGTGACCACTCCGGGCGGCGAGTTCCGGATCGTCGAACGCGAGCTGCCCGAGCCGGGGCCCGGGCAGGTCAGGATCGCGGTCGAGGCGTGCGGGATCTGCCACACCGACTCCTACCTCGTGGACAACCACTTCCCCGGACTGGACTTCCCCCTGGTCACCGGGCATGAGGTGGCGGGCAGAATCGACGCCCTCGGCGAGGGCGTCCAGGGTTGGCGGCAGGGGGAACGGGTCGGCGTCGGATGGTTCGGCGGGCACTGCGGCCACTGCCTCTCCTGCCGGGACGGCGACTTCATCACCTGCGACTCCCTCCAGGTGCCCGGCTGGTCCTACCCCGGCGGCTTCGCCGAGGCCATGGTCGCCCCGGCCAACGCGCTCGTCCGGATTCCGGACGGGCTCTCCGCCATCGAGGCGGCACCCCTCGGCTGCGCGGGCGTGACCGTCTACAACTCCCTGCGGCGCAGCGCCGCCCGCGCCGGTGACCTCGTCGCCGTGGTCGGTCTCGGCGGGCTCGGCCATCTCGGGGTGCAGTACGCCGCCGCCTCCGGCTTCGATACTGTCGCCGTCGCCCGGGGCGCCGACAAGGAGGAGCTGGCGCTGCGGCTCGGCGCCCGCCACTACATCGACTCCACCACGACCGATGTGGCGGAGGCGCTGCGCGACCTCGGTGGCGCGACGGTCGTCCTGGCGACCGCCGCCAACTCCGACGCGATGTCGCGGACCGTCGACGGGCTGGCGCCACGCGGTCAGCTCCTGGTGATCGGGGTCTCGTCCGACCCGCTCACGATCACCCCGCTCCAGCTCATCAACGCCGCCCGGAGCGTGCACGGCCATCCCTCCGGGACGGCGCGGGACGTCGAGAGGGCCATGGCGTTCGCCGCGCTCAGCGGGGTGCGCCCGATGGTCGAGACGGCCCCGCTGGAGGAGGCCGGTGCCGCGTACGAACGGATGCGCAGTGGTGCCGCGCGGTTCCGGATGGTGCTCACCATCGGCGGCTGA